One window from the genome of Pelosinus sp. IPA-1 encodes:
- the kdgT gene encoding 2-keto-3-deoxygluconate transporter: MKIKHTIDRIPGGLMLVPLFLGAICHTFFPDSGKYFGSFTNGLITGTVPILAVWFFCMGAGIDIRATGTVLRKSGTLVLTKIAVAWVVAFIAAKVLPGNGVQTGFFAGLSTLALIAAMDMTNGGLYASIMQQYGSKEEAGAFVLMSIESGPLVTMLIMGTSGLATFEPRLFVGAVLPFLVGFALGNLDSELREYFGKASNVMIPFFAFALGNTIDLNVIGKTGLLGVTLGISVIIVTGIPLMLADKFIGGGNGTAGLAASSTAGAAVTNPLIIGEMLPEFKPVAQAATTLVATSVIVTSVMVPILTAWWSNYMKEKEQAVKQA, translated from the coding sequence ATGAAAATCAAACACACGATTGACAGAATTCCTGGTGGCCTCATGCTGGTTCCTTTATTTTTGGGAGCGATATGTCACACGTTTTTCCCTGATTCGGGTAAATATTTCGGATCCTTTACGAATGGTTTAATTACTGGTACCGTACCCATCCTTGCCGTGTGGTTTTTTTGTATGGGTGCTGGTATTGATATTAGAGCTACAGGTACAGTGCTAAGAAAATCAGGTACTTTAGTATTGACTAAAATTGCCGTTGCTTGGGTTGTAGCATTTATCGCAGCCAAGGTCCTTCCGGGAAATGGGGTACAAACGGGATTTTTCGCTGGATTGTCCACTCTGGCATTAATTGCAGCTATGGATATGACCAATGGCGGTTTGTATGCTTCCATTATGCAACAATACGGTTCCAAGGAAGAGGCAGGAGCGTTTGTCCTCATGTCAATTGAATCAGGTCCTTTAGTGACCATGCTTATTATGGGCACTTCTGGTTTAGCAACCTTTGAACCACGTTTATTTGTTGGTGCTGTTCTTCCTTTCTTAGTTGGTTTTGCATTAGGTAATTTAGATAGCGAACTAAGAGAATACTTTGGTAAGGCATCTAATGTTATGATTCCTTTCTTTGCGTTTGCTTTAGGTAATACAATTGATTTGAATGTAATTGGTAAAACTGGATTATTAGGAGTTACATTAGGGATTTCCGTTATTATAGTTACAGGTATTCCATTGATGTTAGCTGATAAATTTATCGGTGGCGGCAATGGTACAGCAGGGCTTGCGGCATCCAGTACTGCGGGAGCAGCTGTTACCAATCCTCTCATTATTGGTGAAATGCTACCAGAATTTAAACCAGTTGCACAAGCTGCTACTACGTTAGTTGCTACTTCAGTTATTGTAACATCCGTTATGGTTCCAATATTGACAGCTTGGTGGAGCAACTATATGAAAGAAAAAGAGCAAGCTGTAAAACAAGCATAA
- a CDS encoding HesA/MoeB/ThiF family protein yields the protein MIGSNSSLDKLEKGETPERYQRNIGTIGVAGQQKLLRGKVVIVGAGGLGGNIIELLARQGVGFIRVIDGDSFAVHNLNRQLLATEQNIGVNKAIAAVERIAAINSDIIIEAIPQMLTKENAKELLADVDVVVDALDNIRDRLLLSQITRELGLPFVHGAIAGFTGQVTTLLSGDVGLERIYKKDSRGEKGIETQLGNPATTPALAAAIQCQEVVKLLTGIGEVLQNRLLYFDTEFNLFEVLTLK from the coding sequence ATGATAGGGAGTAATAGTAGTCTAGATAAGCTAGAGAAGGGGGAAACCCCAGAAAGGTACCAAAGAAATATTGGCACAATTGGAGTGGCTGGGCAGCAAAAGTTGTTACGTGGGAAAGTAGTCATTGTTGGGGCGGGCGGTTTAGGTGGTAATATTATAGAATTATTGGCTCGTCAGGGTGTAGGTTTTATAAGAGTGATTGATGGAGATAGCTTTGCGGTTCATAATTTGAATCGCCAATTGTTAGCGACAGAACAGAATATCGGGGTAAATAAAGCAATTGCCGCAGTAGAACGGATTGCTGCTATTAATTCCGATATAATCATAGAAGCTATACCTCAAATGCTCACTAAGGAAAATGCCAAGGAGCTACTGGCGGATGTGGATGTGGTAGTGGATGCTTTAGATAATATTCGTGATCGCTTGCTACTCAGCCAAATAACAAGGGAACTTGGTTTACCTTTTGTACATGGTGCAATTGCTGGCTTCACAGGGCAAGTGACTACTCTGTTGTCTGGAGATGTAGGTTTGGAAAGGATCTATAAAAAAGATAGTAGAGGGGAAAAAGGCATTGAGACCCAGCTAGGAAATCCAGCAACTACTCCTGCTTTGGCTGCGGCAATTCAATGCCAAGAAGTAGTCAAACTTTTAACAGGCATCGGTGAAGTATTGCAAAATCGGCTTTTATATTTTGATACAGAGTTTAACCTTTTTGAAGTATTAACATTGAAATAG
- a CDS encoding sigma-54-dependent Fis family transcriptional regulator: MTINNSYQDYTLPDWKKFIMGEKGQYSTRSLIIESWMRCYEASVNPYGNIIHSKLDEAAMFSMLLEKRELIEIAKPFMMNLYSFVEGSGFVVALTDERGYIMEMFGDEDTLNNPMTSNFFQGALWSEREGTNAIGTALMIKEAVQVSGAEHYCQKHHCLTCSAAPIFNPTGQVIGILDMSGASYTSHLHTLGMVAAAAEAITAQLAIQRKNRELAEANKRLTNLFNTMSDGVLMVDECGIIKQINPAAKDILSTIEHEIVGMPMDRLFGNKNVIAQLMLHSKESYEEIECIVDTKNSMFHCLASGDPLLDEQGRVIGGVILLRPKPTQNLENRFNGYQVTLQFGDVIGESAAIVEAIRVASLAAPTASTILLQGESGTGKEIFAQAIHNRSKQRNGPFVAMNCGVIPKDLIGSELFGYAEGAFTGAKRGGKPGKFEFASGGTLFLDEIGDMPLEQQIALLRVLQEKNITRIGSDKMIPINTRIICATNKNLMEEVKKGRFRQDLYYRLNVITVNIPPLRERKADIPLLFTNFLERIGRERNCKFCADPQVIECLQQFDWPGNVRELQNVVERAVNLSGTEMITAVHLPIEICAGINPPVALDAIFSQVLKGNFGRIERKKILENAEKQQIILFLTKHGGNVSEVARELKISRNTLYRKMHLYGVEN; this comes from the coding sequence ATGACGATTAACAATAGTTATCAAGATTATACTCTTCCCGATTGGAAAAAATTTATCATGGGAGAAAAGGGCCAGTATTCTACTCGTTCGCTAATTATTGAATCCTGGATGCGTTGTTATGAGGCTAGTGTTAACCCTTATGGCAATATAATCCATAGCAAATTAGATGAAGCAGCCATGTTTTCTATGCTCTTAGAGAAACGAGAGCTTATAGAGATAGCCAAACCTTTTATGATGAATCTATATTCTTTTGTTGAGGGCTCTGGATTTGTAGTTGCTTTAACTGATGAGCGAGGCTATATAATGGAAATGTTCGGTGATGAAGATACATTGAACAATCCTATGACGAGCAATTTTTTTCAAGGAGCTTTGTGGAGCGAAAGAGAAGGTACCAATGCCATTGGAACCGCTTTAATGATAAAAGAAGCCGTTCAGGTTTCAGGGGCAGAACACTATTGCCAAAAACATCATTGCCTAACTTGTTCTGCAGCACCCATTTTTAATCCTACAGGACAAGTAATTGGAATTTTGGATATGTCGGGTGCCTCCTATACTTCCCATCTGCATACGTTGGGTATGGTTGCTGCTGCTGCAGAAGCCATTACTGCGCAACTTGCCATACAACGAAAAAATCGAGAATTGGCAGAGGCGAATAAGCGTTTAACAAACCTTTTTAATACCATGTCTGATGGGGTATTGATGGTTGATGAATGTGGTATTATAAAACAAATTAACCCAGCTGCTAAAGATATTTTAAGTACAATAGAGCATGAAATAGTAGGAATGCCTATGGATCGTCTATTTGGCAACAAAAATGTAATAGCCCAGTTGATGCTGCATAGTAAAGAGTCTTATGAAGAGATTGAATGCATAGTTGATACGAAGAATAGTATGTTTCACTGCCTGGCATCCGGTGACCCTTTACTAGATGAGCAAGGCCGAGTAATTGGTGGAGTTATTCTTTTGCGTCCGAAACCAACGCAAAATCTAGAAAATCGATTTAATGGTTATCAAGTCACGTTGCAATTTGGCGATGTTATTGGTGAAAGCGCGGCGATAGTAGAAGCCATACGAGTGGCTTCGTTGGCAGCACCTACCGCCTCTACCATTCTTTTGCAAGGTGAGAGTGGTACAGGAAAAGAGATTTTTGCTCAGGCTATTCATAACCGGAGTAAACAAAGGAATGGTCCCTTTGTAGCCATGAACTGCGGTGTTATACCTAAAGATTTAATTGGCAGTGAATTATTTGGTTATGCCGAAGGTGCCTTTACGGGTGCTAAACGAGGTGGTAAACCAGGAAAATTCGAATTTGCTTCTGGTGGTACTCTTTTTCTTGATGAAATAGGTGATATGCCTCTAGAACAACAAATCGCATTACTGAGGGTATTGCAAGAGAAAAATATAACACGCATTGGCAGCGATAAGATGATTCCGATTAATACACGGATTATTTGTGCAACAAACAAAAACTTGATGGAAGAGGTAAAAAAAGGAAGGTTTCGCCAAGATCTTTATTATCGACTAAATGTGATTACTGTCAATATTCCACCTCTTCGTGAGCGTAAGGCAGATATTCCCTTACTATTTACTAATTTCTTAGAGCGAATTGGTAGGGAAAGGAATTGTAAGTTTTGCGCTGATCCTCAGGTAATAGAATGCTTACAGCAGTTTGATTGGCCGGGTAATGTGCGTGAATTACAAAATGTAGTAGAACGAGCTGTAAATTTGTCTGGAACTGAGATGATTACAGCAGTGCATTTGCCAATTGAGATTTGTGCAGGAATAAACCCTCCAGTGGCGTTAGATGCTATATTTTCTCAGGTTCTAAAAGGGAATTTTGGCCGTATAGAGCGAAAGAAAATATTGGAAAATGCCGAGAAACAGCAAATTATATTGTTTTTAACAAAGCATGGTGGTAATGTGAGTGAAGTAGCTCGAGAACTGAAAATTTCTCGTAATACCCTTTATCGTAAGATGCATTTATATGGTGTAGAAAATTAA
- a CDS encoding IclR family transcriptional regulator: MAGKIEVQSLHRAFDILEVIGNSRNPISIKKITEDTGLPKSTVYRLLNNLENRNYAFCDHNGNYRLGYQLLMMSQWAEKEFEIKHLAKEYLESLNEFTKETIHLAILQKKRVLYVDTVESPHPSRLVAKLGTTNSVHCTALGKVLLLHHTDAEILAILEEEGMEKRTENTLTKPLDYLKEMENVRKLGYALDKQESEMEGRCIGAPIYDKAGKVIAAISISGIATRFSLDFIEKEVVDKLLDSTLRISRILGYVG; this comes from the coding sequence ATGGCGGGAAAAATAGAAGTGCAATCATTGCATAGGGCATTTGATATATTAGAGGTAATTGGTAATAGCCGAAATCCCATTAGTATAAAAAAAATTACTGAAGATACGGGACTACCGAAATCTACCGTTTACCGCTTGTTAAATAATCTTGAGAATCGAAACTATGCTTTCTGTGATCACAATGGGAATTACCGACTTGGTTACCAACTATTGATGATGAGTCAGTGGGCAGAAAAAGAGTTTGAGATAAAACACTTGGCAAAAGAGTATTTAGAGTCACTGAATGAGTTTACGAAAGAAACGATCCATTTAGCTATTTTACAGAAAAAGCGAGTTTTATATGTAGATACGGTAGAAAGTCCTCATCCCTCACGTTTAGTTGCTAAACTAGGAACGACTAATTCTGTACATTGTACTGCTCTTGGCAAAGTTCTGCTGTTGCATCATACAGATGCAGAGATACTTGCCATTCTTGAAGAAGAAGGTATGGAAAAAAGGACGGAAAATACCCTGACGAAACCTCTTGATTATCTTAAAGAGATGGAAAATGTTCGGAAGTTAGGTTATGCCTTAGATAAGCAAGAAAGCGAAATGGAAGGAAGATGTATTGGCGCCCCTATTTATGATAAGGCAGGAAAGGTTATTGCTGCGATTAGTATCTCAGGAATTGCCACTCGCTTCTCTCTTGATTTTATTGAAAAAGAAGTAGTCGATAAATTATTAGATAGTACATTGCGTATTTCTCGTATTTTAGGTTATGTGGGATAA
- a CDS encoding MoaD/ThiS family protein, protein MPDMIELRGFMGLFTLFKKRNWSNPYFFSLEKEVTGPELLGILDIPKKDVEIIFINGKAFLPFDAIICPGDRVALVPPGTPGPYRVLLGFIKQE, encoded by the coding sequence ATGCCTGATATGATTGAACTCCGAGGGTTTATGGGACTATTTACTTTATTTAAAAAGAGAAATTGGTCAAATCCTTATTTTTTTAGTTTAGAGAAAGAAGTAACAGGCCCCGAACTACTAGGAATATTGGATATTCCAAAGAAGGACGTTGAGATCATATTTATAAATGGAAAAGCTTTTCTCCCCTTTGATGCGATTATTTGTCCTGGCGATCGTGTGGCTTTAGTGCCCCCAGGTACGCCAGGGCCATACCGTGTCCTATTAGGTTTTATTAAACAGGAGTAA
- a CDS encoding bifunctional 2-keto-4-hydroxyglutarate aldolase/2-keto-3-deoxy-6-phosphogluconate aldolase, with protein sequence MDKEIVIKRLCEESLVVVVRGANHEEARKTVAACVAGGIKLIEVTFTIPRAHQLMAELAEEYKGTDVMIGAGTVLDPTTARLAILSGAEFVVSPCLDVETVKLCNKYRVPVMPGIMTVREAVLAMEAGADILKAFPGEMMGPKFVKALKGPLPHARLMPTGGVDIDNVGEWLKAGCVAVGVGGNLTRGAATGDYALVTETARRFVAAVQKAKEEIG encoded by the coding sequence ATGGATAAAGAGATTGTAATAAAGAGACTTTGCGAAGAAAGTTTAGTAGTTGTCGTACGTGGTGCAAACCATGAAGAAGCGCGTAAAACAGTAGCAGCTTGTGTTGCTGGTGGCATCAAATTAATTGAAGTTACTTTTACCATTCCGAGAGCACACCAGCTTATGGCTGAACTGGCAGAGGAATATAAGGGTACGGACGTAATGATAGGTGCAGGAACAGTGTTAGATCCTACAACTGCAAGATTAGCTATTTTAAGTGGTGCTGAGTTTGTTGTATCTCCTTGCCTTGACGTGGAAACCGTAAAACTTTGTAACAAATATCGTGTACCGGTAATGCCGGGAATCATGACAGTGCGTGAAGCAGTATTAGCTATGGAAGCAGGCGCAGATATTTTAAAAGCATTCCCAGGAGAAATGATGGGGCCTAAATTTGTGAAAGCATTAAAAGGGCCATTACCTCATGCACGTCTAATGCCAACGGGTGGTGTGGACATAGATAATGTTGGAGAATGGCTTAAAGCTGGTTGTGTAGCAGTAGGGGTTGGCGGTAATTTAACACGAGGTGCCGCTACTGGTGATTATGCCTTGGTTACAGAAACAGCACGCCGCTTTGTAGCAGCTGTCCAGAAAGCAAAAGAAGAAATAGGATAA
- a CDS encoding sugar kinase gives MSKILTIGEPMALFVAQQEGALKDVEHFSRFVAGAEVNFSIGMVRLEHQVTYITKLGDDPFGKQIEEFLQQNGIDTSYATYDANYFTGMQWKQKVTTGDPQVFSLRRNSAASHMDLNTIAELNWHGFDHIHLTGIPPALSAGCRQVVYELIKQAREKGVQISYDPNLRPGLWPDKAEMASVVNDLACLADIVIPGIEEGKLLTGKETVQEIADAYHAAGVKTVVIKLGAEGAYTSSEGQQFYTPGFRVEKVVDTVGAGDGFAVGLVSALLEGLSLQEAVRRAAAIGALAVMSPGDNDGLPTRKGLSAFMAQK, from the coding sequence ATGAGTAAAATACTTACAATTGGCGAACCTATGGCACTTTTTGTAGCACAGCAGGAAGGTGCATTGAAAGATGTAGAACATTTTTCCCGGTTTGTTGCGGGTGCTGAAGTTAACTTTTCTATCGGTATGGTGCGTTTAGAGCATCAAGTTACTTATATTACAAAACTAGGTGATGATCCTTTCGGTAAACAGATAGAAGAATTTTTACAACAGAATGGTATTGATACATCTTATGCTACCTACGATGCTAATTATTTTACTGGTATGCAGTGGAAGCAGAAAGTTACGACTGGTGACCCTCAGGTTTTTTCTTTACGTAGAAATTCAGCAGCTTCTCACATGGATTTAAACACAATCGCTGAACTTAATTGGCATGGATTTGATCATATCCATTTGACCGGTATTCCTCCAGCGCTTTCAGCTGGATGCCGGCAGGTAGTATATGAATTGATTAAACAAGCCCGGGAAAAAGGCGTACAAATCTCCTATGATCCCAACTTACGTCCTGGTCTTTGGCCAGATAAAGCAGAAATGGCAAGTGTAGTTAACGATTTAGCATGCCTTGCTGATATTGTGATTCCAGGTATTGAAGAAGGAAAATTGCTTACTGGTAAAGAAACTGTACAAGAAATCGCCGATGCTTATCATGCTGCTGGTGTGAAGACTGTTGTAATAAAGTTAGGTGCCGAGGGTGCTTATACAAGTTCAGAGGGGCAACAATTTTACACGCCGGGCTTTAGAGTAGAAAAAGTGGTAGATACAGTAGGTGCAGGCGACGGTTTTGCTGTTGGCCTAGTGAGCGCTTTACTAGAAGGATTATCCTTGCAAGAAGCTGTAAGACGGGCAGCTGCAATTGGTGCATTGGCAGTTATGTCTCCTGGTGATAATGATGGACTGCCAACTAGAAAAGGTCTATCAGCTTTTATGGCACAAAAATAA
- the kduD gene encoding 2-dehydro-3-deoxy-D-gluconate 5-dehydrogenase KduD codes for MSMFDLTGKVAIVTGAAMGLGQGMAAALAKAGADIVSVGLGDNTETKALIEATGRKFLAVDANLMSIEVIPAVIDQVVAAFGRLDILVNCAGTIRRADAIDFTEKDWDDVMDLNLKTVFFFSQAAAKQFIKQGQGGKIINIASMLSFQGGIRVPSYTGSKSGVMGITRLMANEWAKYNINANAIAPGYMATANTAPIRADEQRNAEIVNRIPAGRWGLPQDLEGPVVFLAAPASDYVNGYTVAVDGGWLAR; via the coding sequence ATGAGTATGTTTGATTTGACGGGAAAAGTGGCCATTGTTACTGGTGCAGCAATGGGGCTTGGCCAAGGGATGGCTGCTGCTTTAGCAAAAGCGGGAGCAGATATTGTTAGTGTAGGCTTAGGTGATAATACTGAAACAAAAGCATTAATCGAAGCTACAGGTAGAAAATTTTTGGCTGTAGATGCTAACTTGATGAGCATTGAAGTGATTCCTGCTGTAATTGATCAAGTAGTTGCTGCATTTGGCAGACTTGATATCTTAGTTAACTGTGCTGGTACCATTCGTCGTGCCGATGCAATCGACTTCACGGAAAAAGACTGGGATGATGTTATGGATCTCAACCTCAAAACCGTATTCTTTTTCAGCCAAGCAGCAGCAAAACAATTTATTAAACAAGGTCAAGGCGGCAAAATTATTAATATCGCTTCCATGTTATCCTTCCAAGGTGGTATTCGCGTACCTTCCTATACTGGTAGCAAAAGCGGCGTAATGGGAATTACTCGCTTGATGGCGAATGAGTGGGCTAAATATAATATCAATGCCAATGCAATCGCACCTGGTTATATGGCTACTGCCAATACAGCTCCGATTCGCGCTGACGAACAACGTAATGCTGAAATTGTCAATCGTATTCCAGCAGGACGTTGGGGCTTGCCGCAAGATTTAGAAGGACCTGTTGTGTTTTTGGCAGCACCTGCTTCTGACTATGTGAATGGTTACACTGTAGCGGTTGACGGAGGATGGTTAGCTCGTTAG
- a CDS encoding RNA polymerase sigma factor has translation MSENEKTVDQEIIRFYKVGDQERALKLFTNQYQTKLYSLAYRMLGNHDDAMDALQEILLQVHRSLRNFKGQSSLYTWVYRLSSNVCFNFRKKRSRTSNQIEWEESLQGVMLPIERPNEDPDKMCETKYKQFLVQQAILKLPETQRVLLILHDLEGIPVPEVASILNINTNAAKSRIHRGRAALRNIISKGFVVKGMEGVGVGIFTAEDSNKIM, from the coding sequence ATGAGTGAGAATGAAAAGACGGTTGATCAGGAGATAATTCGTTTTTATAAGGTCGGAGATCAGGAGAGAGCATTAAAACTTTTTACAAATCAATATCAAACGAAACTCTATTCCTTGGCTTACCGGATGCTTGGAAATCATGACGATGCTATGGATGCCCTACAAGAAATTCTGCTCCAAGTACATCGATCTTTGCGAAATTTTAAGGGGCAGTCCAGTTTATATACTTGGGTTTATCGATTGAGTTCTAACGTATGTTTTAATTTTCGTAAAAAAAGAAGCCGAACTAGCAATCAGATAGAGTGGGAGGAAAGTCTCCAAGGAGTCATGCTGCCGATTGAACGTCCTAATGAAGATCCAGATAAAATGTGTGAAACTAAGTATAAACAATTTCTAGTTCAGCAAGCAATTTTAAAATTGCCGGAAACTCAGCGAGTACTTCTTATTTTGCATGATCTTGAGGGAATTCCCGTTCCCGAGGTTGCCAGTATTTTAAATATTAATACCAATGCAGCAAAATCAAGAATTCATCGCGGCAGAGCGGCTTTGCGCAATATTATAAGCAAAGGTTTTGTGGTCAAAGGAATGGAAGGGGTAGGGGTAGGTATTTTTACGGCAGAAGATTCCAATAAAATAATGTAG
- a CDS encoding aldehyde ferredoxin oxidoreductase C-terminal domain-containing protein yields the protein MFYRINMADLSVKKDDGAPYQGLGGRALSSRIIDTEVSPTDHALGEGNKLVFVTGLLSGTGAPNAGRMSLGAKSPLTGGIKESNVGGAMGHKLGRLGIRGIIVEGLPKKDISYIIRVCSEGLFLEEMPELKGLDIYDTVAKLQEKFGAKIAIGCIGTAGERKMATACVGFTDMEGDPTRQAGRGGMGAVMGSKGIKAIIADDSGTKMVPFVDEPAFRAGAKKLANALLTHPVTSQALPAYGTDVLVNILSEAGGLPTRNFSSGRFEGANNIGGETLAATIHERGGKTGHGCSPGCIIRCSQIYKDKKGEVLTGGFEYESCWSFGAHLGVDNLDDIALMNRLCDDYGVDSIDTGVAIGVAMEAGYIKFGDSQAAIDLIHELGKATPIGRILGAGAEITGKVFGVRRVPTVKGQAIPAYDPRAVKGVGVTYATTTMGADHTAGYSVTANILGVGGKVDPLKPEGQVELSRNLQIATAFIDSTGLCLFVAFAILDIPEGLEGIVEMCNARYGWDKTIGDYLEMGKQVLREERAFNASAGIGGGADDLPDFFRKELLPPHNVAFDVPKAELDTVFNF from the coding sequence ATGTTTTATCGTATAAATATGGCTGATCTATCGGTGAAAAAAGATGACGGTGCGCCATACCAAGGACTAGGAGGTCGTGCCCTTAGTTCACGGATTATAGATACTGAGGTATCTCCTACAGATCATGCCCTAGGAGAGGGGAACAAGCTTGTTTTTGTTACTGGTTTACTATCAGGCACAGGAGCACCTAATGCAGGACGCATGTCATTAGGCGCGAAGAGCCCATTAACCGGAGGGATTAAAGAAAGCAATGTAGGCGGAGCAATGGGGCATAAACTAGGCCGGCTTGGCATTAGAGGGATCATCGTAGAAGGATTACCCAAAAAGGATATCTCCTATATTATACGAGTCTGTAGTGAAGGATTGTTTTTAGAGGAAATGCCTGAATTAAAAGGACTAGATATTTATGATACGGTAGCCAAACTGCAAGAAAAATTTGGTGCAAAAATCGCCATTGGCTGTATTGGTACGGCAGGGGAACGCAAGATGGCAACAGCTTGTGTTGGGTTTACTGATATGGAAGGCGATCCTACCCGTCAAGCTGGCCGCGGTGGTATGGGTGCAGTAATGGGGAGTAAAGGGATTAAAGCAATTATAGCTGATGATAGCGGCACAAAAATGGTGCCCTTTGTAGATGAACCGGCCTTTAGAGCGGGGGCGAAAAAATTAGCCAATGCCCTATTGACCCATCCTGTTACAAGTCAAGCACTACCTGCTTATGGTACTGATGTATTAGTAAATATACTAAGTGAGGCGGGGGGATTGCCTACGAGGAATTTTAGCTCAGGTAGATTTGAGGGGGCAAATAACATTGGGGGTGAAACACTGGCGGCAACCATTCATGAACGGGGCGGGAAAACGGGACATGGCTGTTCGCCAGGATGTATCATTCGCTGTTCTCAAATCTATAAAGATAAAAAGGGAGAAGTTTTGACGGGTGGTTTTGAATATGAAAGCTGCTGGTCCTTTGGCGCCCATTTAGGTGTTGATAATCTTGATGATATAGCTTTAATGAATCGTTTGTGTGATGATTATGGTGTAGATAGCATTGATACAGGGGTGGCTATAGGAGTGGCAATGGAAGCAGGTTATATTAAATTTGGAGATAGCCAGGCTGCCATTGACTTAATCCACGAATTAGGAAAAGCAACGCCTATAGGACGGATTCTTGGTGCTGGCGCAGAAATCACGGGGAAAGTATTTGGTGTGCGTAGAGTTCCAACAGTAAAAGGGCAGGCCATTCCAGCTTACGACCCACGGGCTGTTAAAGGTGTTGGTGTTACCTATGCGACGACTACCATGGGAGCAGATCATACGGCTGGTTATTCAGTAACAGCTAATATTCTTGGTGTAGGTGGAAAAGTAGATCCCCTAAAACCAGAAGGACAAGTGGAGCTATCTCGTAATCTTCAGATTGCTACCGCTTTCATCGATAGCACAGGCCTTTGTCTATTTGTTGCCTTTGCCATTTTGGATATTCCAGAAGGTCTAGAGGGGATTGTTGAGATGTGCAATGCTCGTTATGGGTGGGATAAGACGATTGGTGATTATCTAGAAATGGGTAAACAAGTGCTCAGAGAGGAACGGGCTTTTAATGCTTCAGCAGGTATTGGTGGTGGAGCTGACGATTTACCTGACTTCTTTAGAAAAGAACTGTTACCGCCTCATAATGTAGCATTTGATGTGCCAAAAGCAGAATTAGACACTGTATTTAATTTTTAA
- a CDS encoding MoaD/ThiS family protein: protein MYIEVRLYATLRRYYPSWIAGVSSVEVQADSRVSDLLNTMKIDMAEVHIIMINGVSSTLDSALQEGDRVGLFPAVGGG, encoded by the coding sequence TTGTACATAGAGGTACGGTTATATGCTACATTAAGGCGATATTACCCTTCTTGGATTGCAGGGGTGTCATCGGTTGAAGTGCAGGCAGACAGTAGGGTTAGTGATTTACTTAACACTATGAAGATTGATATGGCAGAGGTTCATATTATTATGATAAATGGTGTTAGTAGTACGTTAGACTCCGCTCTGCAAGAGGGAGATCGAGTAGGACTTTTCCCAGCTGTAGGTGGTGGTTAA